Below is a genomic region from Euzebya sp..
CCTCGGTGGCCGGGCGACCGGCGAGCGGCGGCGGACGCAGCGCCTCCCAGGCCTCCTGGGGGTCGGCGAACCGGTCGCCGATGGCGATGGTGCCGCCGTCGACCGCGGCGATCGCGTGCCACCGGTCGGGGTGGGCGGCCCCGGCGTGGATCACGACGTTCCCGCCCCAGGACTGGCCGACGAGGACCGGGGTGCCGAGGTCCATCGCCTCGACCAGCGCGACGAGGTCGCCGGTCACCTCCGGGTACCGGTAGCCCGTCGCGGCCCGATCGCTCTCGCCGTGCCCGCGCTGGTCCACCGCGACGACCCGGTGGCCCGCCGCGGCGAGCACCGCCGAGACCCCGTCCCACAGCCGCGCGTTGGACGCGAGCCCGTGGACGAGGAGGAACGGGCGGCGGTCGCCGGGCCGCTCGCGGACGCTCAGCGCCCGCCCGGGCTCGACCTCGACGCGGTGCGTGCGGATCGGCGGGGGCGGTGGTGGCGGCACCGGGCGAAACCTACAGTGGACGCCATGGCCCGCATGCTGCTGCGCCCGGGGTGGATCGTCACGCACCTCATCGTGATCGCGATCGTGGTGCTGTTCGTGAACCTCGGGCTGTGGCAGCTCGACCGGCACGCCGAGCGCCAGGATGAGATCGCCCGGACCGAGGCCGCGCTGGCCGGCGCGCCGGTGCCGCTCGACGAGGCCCTCGGGGCCGAGGACGTCGCGCACCGCCCGACGACGGCCACCGGGACCTACCTGGCCGACGGGCAGGTCCAGCTGAGCCCGCGATCGAACGCGGACCGGCCGGGCTATGAGGTGCTGACGCCGCTCGCGCTGGCCGACGGCCGCACGCTGGTGGTCAACCGCGGCTGGATGCCGCTCGACAGCCCGATGCCGCTGCCGCCGGCGGGCGAGGTGGCGGTGGAGGGCCGGCTCCAGCCGCCGACCACGGCTCGGCAGGTCCTGCCGCCGGGCGGCGACGTCGCGGAGCTCGTCAGCAGCGTCGACCTGGCGCGCCTGAGCGGGCAGGTGGACGACCTGGTCACCACCGCGTACCTCGAACGGGTCGACGAGGAGGCCCGCACCGCGGGCGACCTGCCGCTGCCCGCCGGCCCGGTCAGCCTCGATGCCGGCAACCACCTGTCCTACGCCGTCCAGTGGGTCGTCTTCGCCGCCGTCGGCCTGATCGGCTACCCCCTCCTCCTGCGCCGCCGGCTGCAGGACGCCGCGGGCACCGCGCCCGGTGACGGCGCCGGCCCGCCCCCGGACCCAGCCGACGCGCCCGACGGGGACGACGCCCGGCCGGGCGGCCGCGTCGAGCGATCCGGGGTTTCGCAGTAGCCTCGCGGTTCGCCGTGGAGAACCTCCTGAGACTGCTGTCGCTGAACGCCGCCCGCCTCATCTTCGTGGGCAGCCTCCTGGTGGCGCTGTACGTCGGGTTGAACTGGGCCCTCGACATCGAGGCGCGGCCCGACGCCACGTCGCTCGCCGCCGAGCGGGCGGCGGCGGAGGCCAGCGCGAGCGAGGACGCCGCGGCCGCCGCGACCCCGACCCCGACCCCGACGGCCGCCAGCGCCACCCCGACGGCGCCGCCCACCGTCGACCCGGAGGAGCTGATCGCCGCCGCGGCACCCCCGGCGGAGACCTCGGTCCAGGTGCTCGACGCCGGCGGCGGGCAGGCCAGGGTCGACGCGGTCGTGTCCGCCCTCGAGCAGATCGGCTACGACATCGTCGCGCGGCAGAGCTCGTCGCGCGACGTCGAGCGCACCACGGTCTACTTCACCGACGGCAACCAGCCGCAGGCCGAGGGGCTCCGCGCCCGGGACCCGCGGTTCCAGGTCGTCGAGGCGAACCAGGGCCTGTCCGACGGCGTCGACATCCACGTCCTGGTCGGCCCGGACTTCTGAGCCGGGTGGCGCGCACCAGCCGACGTGCGGTGCTGGGGGGCCTCGCCGCGCTCGGGGCGGCGGCGTGCACCGGACCGCCGCCGCGGGAGCGCCAGGTCGACCGTCGACAGGCCGTGGTGGTGGGCGCCGGCCTCGCGGGGCTGACCGCGGCCTTCGACCTCGAACGGGGTGGGTGGCAGGTGGAGGTGCTGGAGGCCTCCGCACGGGTCGGTGGGCGCGTGCACACGCTCCGCGGCGGGCCCCTGCCGGCCGACGCGTGGATGGAGGCGGGCGCCGACCGCATCGCCGCCGACCACGCAGCGGTCCTCCGCCTGGCCGAGGAGGTCCGCGTCCCCCTGGTCGACGCGGGTCCGCGGACCGGCCTGGACGACGTCGTCTGCCTCGGCAGCCTCCCCACCAGGGCCCCCGGCGCGCTGTCCCCGGACGAGGCGACCGCGCTGGCCACCGCCAGGGAGGTGCTGGTCCGCTACGCCGACCCGGACGTCGTCGACGTCGCCGTGCCCGCCGCGCTCCGCGCCCTGGACCCCGATCCCCGGGTGGTCCGCCTCCTCGACGCGCAGGTCCGCGACCTGGTCGGCCACGACCTCAGCGACCTGTCCGCGGGCTTCGTCGGGACCGCGCTCGCGCCCGCCCCCGACGCCGACGGGACGTCCACGGACGCCGAGCCCCGGACCGTCGAGGGCGGGATGGACGTCCTCGTGTCGGCGCTGGCCGACGCGCTCGCCGCGCCGGTGCGCACGAACCACGCGGTGACGGCGATCAGCCAGGGGCCCGGCGGCGCGATCGTCACCCACAGCCGCGGGCAGACGCGCGCCGACCGCGTCGTGCTGGCGGTGCCCGCCCCGGTGGCCGCGACCCTGGACCTGGGCGACCCGGACGCGACGGCGAGGTTCGCGGCGCTCCCGACCGGGCGTGAGACCCGCGTCCTGCTGGTCTACGAGGCCCCGTCGTGGCGCGACGAGGACCTGTCCGGCCGCCTGCTCGGCGACGGGGTGGTCGGCACGACGGCTGAGTCCGCGGCTCAGCGCGAGGGGGGACCGGGGCTGCTGGTGGCGGGTGCCGTCGGCGGCCAGGCCGTCCGGCTGGTCGCGCTCGCCGAGGCCGTGGGCGCCGTCAAGGCCGCTGTCGACGCCTGCATGCCCGCCGCGCCGTTCGCCGCCGCCCGGCCCGCGGTGACGGGCGCGGGGCACGACGAGCCGTGGGCGCTCGGCGGCCGCCCGGGGCACTCCCCGGCCACGTGGGGCACCCGCGCCGCCCTGGCCCAGCCGATCGGCCTGGGGCACGTCGCCGGCGACCACACGGGCACGCGCCCGGGGACCCTCGACGCCGCGGTCGAGTCGGGCCGTCGGGCGGCGGCGGAGGTCCTGGCGACCCGCTGAACCGGCGCGGGTGCCCGCCGCTCAGCTGCGGTCGGCCGCCCGGGCCCGGAGGGCGCGGAGGGTCGCGTCGCGGCTCTCCGACACCGTGCGCCCGGCGACGGCGGGCAGGTCGGATGCCAGGGCCCGGTCGGCAGCGGCCACGACGGCGTCGTCGACGATGGCGGAGGGGTAGAGCGCCTCGGTCATGGTGAGCGCCTCCTCGACGTTCGCGTGGGCCCACAGGTCGGCGAGCGCGTCCACCCAGCGGCCCTCCGCGTACTCCGCCAGCAGCTCCTGCTGCTCGACCTGCCAGAACCCGCTCAGGATCGCCCGGCGCGTGTGCAGGGTGGTGGAGCGGTCGAGGGCGGTCTCCCATGCCGCCGCCTTCGCCTCGGCCAGCGGTCGCGCCGCACGCGCCGCCGCGGCACCGCGGCGACCGACGTCGGTGGGGTCGCGCTCGAGCTCGGCGTCGATCGCCGCGGCGTCGACGTGGCCGCCGGCTGCCAGGTGCCCGAGGACGTACCAGCGCAGGTCGTGGTCGACGGCGAGCCCCTCGAGGGTCGTCGACCCGTCGAGCAGCCCCGCGCCGAAGGCCGGGTCGGTCCGCGTCGCCACCAGCGTGCGGACCCACACCAGCTGGGCGTCCGAGCCGGGCTCGGCCTCGCCGAGCTGGCCGCGGGCGAGGTCGGCGAGGGCCGCGCGCATCGCGTCGCGGTTCTCCGGTGCGCCGTAGCGGTCCGCGCACGCGGTGGCCTGGCGGAGCAGGGTCTGCATCACGCTGATGTCGGTCTCCACGGGACCGTGGTGGGCGACCAGCTCGGCGAAGCGCCGCGCGGCCAGCTCGGCGTCGCGGGTGGCGTCCCACAGCGAGCTCCAGCACACCGCGCGCGCGACGCTGCCCTGGAGCGTGCCGAGGCCGGCTTCGAGGGTCTGCACCGAGCGCTCGTCGAGGCGGACCTTCGCGTACGCCAGGTCGTCGTCGTTGACGAGCAGGAGCGCGGGACGTGGTCGACCCGCCAGCGCGTCGACGACCGTCGCGGCGCCGTCGACGTCGGTCTCGACCACGTCGGTGCGGACCAGGCCGTCGGGGCCGGTGTCGTACAGGCCGATGCGCAGGCGGTGCGGGCGGAGGGTGGGGTGGTCCGCCGGCGCGTCCTGGGTGATCGTCACCGACGTCATCACGTCGTCCGGTCCGGTCTCGATGGTCGCGGCGATGGTCGCCACGCCCGCCGTCTGCAGCCACGTCGCCGCCCACGGGGTCAGGTCACGACCGGACGGGCCCTCGAGCGCGGCCAGGAAGTCCGCGAGCGTCGCGTTGTCCCACTCGTGGGCGTCGAAGTAGCTGCGCAGCCCCTCGACGAAGGGGTCCGCGCCGACCCAGGCGTGGAGCTGCTTCAGAACGCTCGCGCCCTTCGCGTAGGTGATGCCGTCGAAGTTGGCCATGACCGACTGGGTGTCGACGGCGTCCGCCACGATCGGGTGGGTGGAGGGGAGCTGGTCCTGGGCGTACGCCCAGGCCTTCACGGAGTGGGCGAAGTCCGCCCAGGAGTCCTCGCCGAAGCGGGTGGCCTCGGCGACGGCGGTGTGGGCGATGAACGTCGCGAAGGACTCGTTCAGCCACAGGTCGTCCCACCAGCGCATGGTGACGAGGTCGCCGAACCACATGTGGGCCATCTCGTGGAGGATCGTGTTGGCCCTGGACAGCCTCGCGGCGTTCGTGACCCGCGACCGGAAGACGTAGCGCTCGCTGAACGTCACGCAGCCCGGGTTCTCCATCGCGCCGAAGTTGAACTCCGGCACGAACAGCTGGTCGTACTTGCCGAAGGGGTAGGGCCGGTCGAAGGTCGCGGCGAACCAGTCCAGACCCTGGCGGGTCAGCTCGAGGACCTCGTCGGGGTCGAGGTGCTCGGCGAGGGAGCGTCGGCAGTAGACCCCGAGCGGGATGCCGCGGTGCTCGGCGGTGACGCGGTGGTAGGGCCCCGCGACCACCGCGGTGATGTAGGTGGGGAGGGGCGGGGTCCGCTCGAAGGTCCACCGGCCTGCCTCACCCGCGTCGGGGCGGTCGGTGACGGTGCCGTTGGACACGACCTCCCACCCGGCCGGCGCGTGGACGGCGAGCTCGAACGTCGCCTTCAGGTCGGGCTGGTCGAAGCACGCGAAGACGCGGTGGGCCTCGAAGGGCTCGAACTGGGTGTAGAGGAAGACCTGGTCGTCGACCGGGTCGACGAAGCGGTGCAGACCCGCCCCCGCCGTGCTGTACGGGCAGCGGGCGGTGACCACGACCTCGTTGCGCTCGGCGAGGTCGGTGAGGTGCAGCTGCCCGCGCTCGTGGCGGACCGGCACGTCGACGCCGTCGACGGTGACCGACTCCACCGCCACCGCGTCGAGGTCGAGGAACGTGGCCGCGCCCTCGCGGGCGGTGAAGGTGACCCGGGTCGTGGATCCGAACGTCGACGGGTCCCCGTCGGCGACGTCGAGCTCGACGTGGTAGGCGACGTCGGAGATCGACGCCGCGCGGGCTCGGGCGTCCTCACGCGTGAGGTTCGTGGCGGTCACTGCGCCTCCCCTGGGGCTGCGATGGGCGGCGCCGGAAGGCTAGTCGGCCGGGACCCCCGTCGCCCTCGCCGGACCAGCCCCGGCGCATCAGCCCCGGCGGGCGACCGCGGCGCGCTCGCGGGCCGCACGGGCCGCGACGGTGGTGAGCACCGCCATGGCGGCGTCGAGTCGGCCGTGGCGGTCGTCGGCGAGCGCATCGACGAAGAGGCAGTCGGCCGTCGCCTCCAGCCGGCGGATCGCGATCGTGGCGTCCCGTGCGGCGTGGCGGTCGCGCGGGCGCGCGGTCACCTGCAGCTGGGCGTCGTCGACGGCGCTGGCGCCCGCGCGGAGCGCCTCCACCGCGGCGGCGGTGGTGCGGCAGGTGTCCACGGCGTCGCGGGCGGCCGGCTCAACCGCGTGCACCTGCGCGGTCTGCTCCGCGACCTGCGCCCACACCGCGCAGAGCGCGTCGATGTCGCCGAACAGGTCGTGGTAGGCCACCTCGAGCGTCAGCCCGTGCGCCAGGGCGATCCCCTCCCAGCACGTCTCGAGGAGGACCCGCGCGACCTCGTCCCGGTAGGTGTGGCCGAGGCTGGTGCACCCGACGTCGAGCGCCCGCGCGATGCGGTCCAGCCGGTCGAGCACCGCGGTGAGGTCGTCGTCGCGCACGACCTCACCGTACCGCCGGCGTCCACCGCCGGTCGATGGTCGATGACATGACGTCAACGCGGGATCACGCAGCGTGGTCGCGGGCGCGCGCGTGGCGGAGGGGACCGTCCAGCTTGCGCCGGATCCGCTGCCTGGCGTTGTCGATGGCCTTGTCGGTCACCCCCAGCGCCTCGGCGATCTCGGCGTACCGGTGCCCGTCCGCCAGACCGGCCAGGACGGCCACCTCGAGGTCGCTCAGCAGCTGGCGGACGACCCTGCCCACGACCTCCGCCTCGGCCCGTCGGATCAGGTCCTCCGCGGGATCGCCCGACCCGGGCCGGTCCGCGGGGAGGGGCAGGTCGGGGTGGAGGGGCACCGCGGCGTTGAGCAGCAGGTGCTTGTCCCGGGTCGCCGCCCGCACCGCGGTCAGGATCTGGCGGACGACGCAGAGCTCGGCGAAGGTGCGGAACGACGCCGGGCGCCCATCGACCCCGTCGGGCGCGAAGTCCCGGATGGCCTTGTACAGCCCGACCATCCCCTCCTGGACCACGTCGTCGCGGTCCGCGCCGGCGAGGTGGTAGCGCCGGGCTCGCGCCCGGACCACCGGCCGGTAGCGGACGAGGAGGGCGTCGAGTGCGACCCCGTCGCCGCGCCGGGCGCGCACGACCAGCTCCTCGTCGCGCACACCGGACTGCGCGGGTGCGTCCATCACTCGGGCAACCCTACGCGGCTCAGCCAGTCGCGGCGGCCCGCGCCAGGTGGCGGCGCCGCCACTCGAAGGCGGCGACCGCGGTGGCCGTCGAGGCGTTCAGCGAGTCGAGCCGCCCCGCCATCGGGATGGCGACCAGCGCGTCCGCCTGCTCGGCGACGAGCCGCGACAGGCCTCGGCCCTCCTCCCCCACGACCAGCGCCACCCGCTCGTCCATGAGGGGGGCGTCCCACACCGTCCACTCGGCCTCGCCCGCCAGGCCGAGGGTCCACAGGCCGGCGTCGCGCAGCGTCGCGAGGGCCCGGGCGATGTTCGTGACGCGGACCACCGGCAGCCAGGACAGCGCGCCAGCGCTGGCCTTCTCCGCCGCGGGGGACGGTCCTGCCGCCCGCTTGTCGCGGATGACCACACCGCCGGCCCCGGCCTGCTCGCTGACGCGCACGATCGCCCCGAGGTTGCGGGGGTCGGTCACCCCGTCGACGACCACGACGAGATCCGCGCCGGCGACGTCGGCCAGGTCGGCGTACGCGAACGGCTCGGCGACGGCGACGACGCCCTGGTGGCGCACCTCCCCCGCCATGGCATCGAGCTCGTCGCGGGTGGCGGCACGGACGTCCAGGCCCGCCTGGCGGGCCTGCTCCGCCAGGTCGTCGAGGGTCCCGCCGCCGCGCCGATCGACCACGACCCACCGGAGGGCGCGCCCGGCGCGCAGCGCCTCCGCGACCGGCTGGCGACCAGGGATGACCTCGAGCGCGGGCTCGTCGTCGGCACCGCCGCCGCGCTGCGGTCGTCCGCCCCTGCGCGGCCTGCTCACGCGAGCCGCCAGCGGGCGCCGTCCCGGGAGTCCTCCACCACGATGCCACCGGCGGTCAGGGCGTCGCGGATGCGATCGGACGTGGCGAAGTCCCGGTCCTGTCGCGCCTGGGCCCTGAGCTCGAGCAGCACCTCGACGAGCGGCGCGACGTCCGGTCCGTCCCCGGCGTGCTGGACCGGGTCCAGCCCGACGAGGCGGCAGATCGCGATCGCGGTCGCCCGCGCGGTGGCCGCCGCAGCGGCGTCCCCGCCGGACAGCGCGGCGTTGCCGTCCCTGACGACGCCGAACAGCACGCTCGACAGCTCGGGGGTGTCGAGGTCGTCACCGAGCGCGTCGACGGCCCGATCGAGGACGGCCTCGTCCGCGTCCCCGCCATCGGGTGCGCTCGCCGCGAAGGTCGTCAGGCGCCGCCACGCGGCCTGCACCTCCTCCAGGCGGTCGGGGCTGAACTGGGCGATCGAGCGGTAGTGGTGCTGCAGGAAGTACAGGCGCAGGACCGCCCCGCCGTAGGTGTCGAGCGCATCGGACAGCGTGATGAAGTTGCCGAGGGACTTCGACATCTTCTCGCCGTCGATGTTGAGCATCCCGTTGTGCAGCCACAGGCGGGCGAAGCGCTCGCCGGTCGCCGCCTCGGACTGGGCGATCTCGTTCTCGTGGTGCGGGAAGATCAGGTCGCTGCCGCCGGTGTGGACGTCGAGGTGGCCGTCCAGGTACTTCCGCGCCATGGCCGAGCACTCGATGTGCCAGCCCGGCCTGCCGGGCCCCCAGGGGGACGCCCAGCTCGGCTCCCCCGGCTTGGCCGCCTTCCACAGGGTGAAGTCGGCCGGGTCCTCCTTCCGCGGGTCCGGCTCGACGCGCGCGCCGGCCAGCATGTCGTCGAGGTTGCGGCCGCTGAGCGTGCCGTCGCCCTCGAAGGCGCGCACCCGGAACAGGACGTCCTGGCCGGGGGTGTCCCCGTCGACCGCGTAGGCGTAGCCGCGCTCGACCAGCTCGCCGATCAGCTCGATCATCTCGATGATGTGGCCCGTCGCGCGCGGGACGATGTGCGGCTCGAGGACGCCGAGGCGGCGCATCTGCGCCTCGTAGACCCGCGCGTACTGCTCGCTGACCGCGGCGGGGTCCCGACCCTCGGCGTTGGCCCGGTCGATGATCTTGTCCTCGACGTCGGTGATGTTGCGGACGTGCAGGACCTCGATCCCGTGGTGCTCGACCAGCCGGCGCAGCAGGTCCGGCACCAGCGCGGCCCGCGCGTGCCCGAAGTGGGGGACGTCCTGCACGGTCGGGCCGCAGACGTACATGCCGAACGGTCGGTCGCCGGACCGCACGTCGTCGGTCAGGACGTCCTCGAGCTCCCGGGTCAAGGTGTTGTACAGGCGCATGGCAGGTCGCAGCGTACGCGGTGGTCGACCGCACGCCGCGCGCTACCCTCTCGCGGTCTGATGTCGGTGCCCTCGGCCTCCCAGCGGGTCAGGGCTCAAGGAGCGGCCGGCGGCGGCCGATGGGGTCTGCATGCACCAGCAGGTGAACCGCCAGTCCGTGCGCGAGCGCGTCCGGACCGAGCGCGTCGTGCGCCGCATCGAGCGCCAGCGCTACGGGCAGAGCACCCGGGACTTCCACCGCCGGCAGCGCCTGCAGCGCGTCGCCTTCGGGCTGCTCGTCGCGGTGGTCGCCCTCAGCGCGCTGGCGCTCGCCGTCAGCTGACCTCGGGGTCGGCGGGCACCAGCAGCGCGACCGCGACGCAGGCGATCCCCTCGCCCCGGCCGATGGCCCCCAGCCGATCCGTCGTGGTCGCCTTGACCGAGACCGCGCCCTCGGCGACGCCGAGCAGACCGGCGATGCGGGTGGCCATCGCCTCGCGGTGCGCGGCGAGCCGCGGCCGCTGCGCGACGACGGTCAGGTCGACGTTGCCGACCGCGAGCCCGCGGCCCCCGAGCTCGGCCACCGCCGCCTGCACGAACGTCGCGCTGTCCGCGCCCGCGGTCTCCGGGCGGTCCACCCCGACGAGGCCCCCGAGGTCACCGGCACCGGCCGCGCCCAGCAGCGCGTCGACCAGGGCGTGGAGCACCACGTCGGCGTCGCTGTGGCCCGCCAGGGGCGGACCGGGGACCACCACGCCACCGAGCACGAGCGGGCGAGCCGCGTGCGCATCGTCGGGGGTCTGGACGTCGAAGGCGTGGACGTCGAGCCCCTGGCCGATGCGCACGCTCACGCCGAGGAGCCCCGGCTGACCGGCCGTGGCCGGTCCGTCCGGGTCGCGAAGAGCATCCGCCCGTTGGCGTTCGCCATGATGCTGGTCACCTCGACGGCGACCGTCGCGTCGATGGCGTCCGCGGCCCGCTCGACCACGACCATCGTGCCGTCCGGCAGGTACCCGACGCCCTGGTGGCGCTCGCGGCCCTCCTTGGCGATGCGCACCTCGAGGGTGTCGCCGGGGACCACCGGGGGTCGCAGGCTGTCGGCGAGGCTGTGGAGGTTGCGGACCTTCAGGCCCTGGACCTCGGCGACCCGCGCCAGGTTCGCGTCGGTGGTGAGCAGCGGCGTGCCGCGGGACCGGGCGACCGCGAGCAGCTGGAGGTCCACCTCGTCACCCGGCGGGTGCTCCTCCAGGACCTCCACGCCGACCGACGCGAGCTGCTGCAGCGCCGCGAGGTTGTCGAGCCCGCGCTGGCCGCGCCGACGGCGCTCGGGCTCCGCGGCGTCGGCCAGGCCCTGGAGCTCGTACAGGACGAACGTCGGGACCAGCAGGACCCCCTCGATCCACCCGCCGCGGCACACGTCGACGAGTCGGCCGTCGATCAGCGCCGAGCTGTCGACGAGCTTGTACGAGCCGCCCGCGGCCCGCGACCCGCTCGGCATCCGCCCGCCCGCCCCCAGGTAGCGCAGCAGGTCAGAGGCGCGGCTGCGGCCGAGCCGCCAGCCCGTCCACCCGGTCGTGGTGATGACGGCGACGGCGATCGGGACGGTGAACGCCTTGCCGCCGAACAGGAGGACCGGCCACGACACCGCCGCGCCGAGCAGCAGCCCGATCACCCCCCCTCCGGCGCCCGCGACGATCTCGGAGGTCGAGACGGTGCGCAGCCGGCTCTCCGCCGTCGAGATCCGACCCTGCACGAAGCGGCCCAGGACCCCGCCGATGACGTAGCCCCCGCCGGCCCCGAGCGCGGTCAGGACCAGGCGGGCGGTGTCGTCGAACTCGTAGGTCCCCGCGATCTCGAGCGCGAGCCCCGCCCCGAGGATGACGATCGCGAGCCGGATCAGCTCGACGAACGCAACACCGCCCGGTATCTCGTCGGAGTCCGTCGACATCGGACGAGCGTACCGGGCGGGGTGCACGATCGCGGGGGCGGCCCCGCTAGGAGTTGAGGATCTCGTCCAGGTGCGCCTCGGCGTCCTCGTCGGACTTCCCGAGCGAGGCGGCGAGCTCGGAGACCAGGACCTGGCGGGCCTTCGACAGCATCCGCTTCTCCCCGGCGGACAGCCCCTTGTCCATCTCCCGCAGGGACAGGTCGCGGACGACCTCGGCGACCTTCATGATGTCCCCGCCCTTGAGCTTCTCGTTGTTCGCCTTGAAGCGACGGGACCAGTTCGTGGGGACCTTGGCGCCGCGGGTCTTGAGGACCCCGATCACCTTGGCGATCTCCTTGTCGTCGCACACGTTGCGGAGCCCGACCTCGTCGGTCTGGTCCGCGGGGACCTTGATCGTCAGGTCGCCGTAGGTGAGTCGGAGGACGAGGTATGACCGTTCCTCCCCCAGCAGCTTGCGCGTCTCCTCGCGCTCGATGACGGCCGCCCCGTGGTGCGGGTAGACGACGGTGTCGCCGACGGAATAGGTCATATGCAATTCCCCTGTCCGATTCGTGTGGACTGTGACGCACGCTCGGAGGAGGTGCCGATGCCCTGGCCCTCCCCGACTAGTGCGATTGCCCATTGTACCACACATGGCCGGTGGGTTCCGGGCCGCTGACCTGCGGTTTCGCGGTGTCCCGGCGTCCCCGCGGACTAGGCGTAGCGCTCGAGGATGGACGACTCCGCGAGGCGGGCCAGCCCCTCCTTGATCGACCGCGCCCGGGCTTCGCCGATCCCGTCGACGGTGTTCAGGTCCTCGAGGGTGGCGTCGAGCAGCCGGTCCAGGCTGCCGAACTTGTCGACGAGCTTCTGGACGATGCTGTCGGGCAGCCGTGGGATGCGGCTGAGCAACCGGTACCCCCGCGCGGCGACCGGGCGCTCGTCGCCCTGCTCCGCCGGGCTGTACCCGAGCGCCTTCGCGACCTTGCCGGGCTCGAGCAGCTCGGCGTCGCTGAGCCGCGCCAGGGCCTCGAGGACCTTGTCGTCCTTCCGGCGGCGGTCGGCCACGTAGTCGCGCACGACCATCTCGCGCTCGGACTCGACGCCGTGGAGGAGCTCGTCGAGCTGCAGCTGCAGCAGCCGCCCCTCGGTGCCGAGCTCGGCGATGGCGTGCTCGATCTCCTCGGCGATCCGCCGCACGCGCTCGGCGCGCTGCAGCACCGAGACGACGTTGCCGAGGGTCACCACGTTCTCGATCTCGAGGGCCGACAGGGCGGCGGAGACCTCGTCGAGGCGGTTGCGGTACCGCTCCAGGGTCGCGAGGGCCTGGTTGGCCCGGAACATGATCTGGGAGAGGTCCTCGAGCACGTGCTTGTCGTCCCCGAAGTACAGCGACACGATCTGCATCGATTCGCTGACGCTGATGACGGGGGTGCCGGTCTGCTTCGCCACGCGGTCGGCGGTGCGGTGGCGGGTCCCGGTCTCCATGGTCGTGACCGACGAGTCCG
It encodes:
- a CDS encoding flavin monoamine oxidase family protein, with the translated sequence MARTSRRAVLGGLAALGAAACTGPPPRERQVDRRQAVVVGAGLAGLTAAFDLERGGWQVEVLEASARVGGRVHTLRGGPLPADAWMEAGADRIAADHAAVLRLAEEVRVPLVDAGPRTGLDDVVCLGSLPTRAPGALSPDEATALATAREVLVRYADPDVVDVAVPAALRALDPDPRVVRLLDAQVRDLVGHDLSDLSAGFVGTALAPAPDADGTSTDAEPRTVEGGMDVLVSALADALAAPVRTNHAVTAISQGPGGAIVTHSRGQTRADRVVLAVPAPVAATLDLGDPDATARFAALPTGRETRVLLVYEAPSWRDEDLSGRLLGDGVVGTTAESAAQREGGPGLLVAGAVGGQAVRLVALAEAVGAVKAAVDACMPAAPFAAARPAVTGAGHDEPWALGGRPGHSPATWGTRAALAQPIGLGHVAGDHTGTRPGTLDAAVESGRRAAAEVLATR
- the pepN gene encoding aminopeptidase N; this encodes MTATNLTREDARARAASISDVAYHVELDVADGDPSTFGSTTRVTFTAREGAATFLDLDAVAVESVTVDGVDVPVRHERGQLHLTDLAERNEVVVTARCPYSTAGAGLHRFVDPVDDQVFLYTQFEPFEAHRVFACFDQPDLKATFELAVHAPAGWEVVSNGTVTDRPDAGEAGRWTFERTPPLPTYITAVVAGPYHRVTAEHRGIPLGVYCRRSLAEHLDPDEVLELTRQGLDWFAATFDRPYPFGKYDQLFVPEFNFGAMENPGCVTFSERYVFRSRVTNAARLSRANTILHEMAHMWFGDLVTMRWWDDLWLNESFATFIAHTAVAEATRFGEDSWADFAHSVKAWAYAQDQLPSTHPIVADAVDTQSVMANFDGITYAKGASVLKQLHAWVGADPFVEGLRSYFDAHEWDNATLADFLAALEGPSGRDLTPWAATWLQTAGVATIAATIETGPDDVMTSVTITQDAPADHPTLRPHRLRIGLYDTGPDGLVRTDVVETDVDGAATVVDALAGRPRPALLLVNDDDLAYAKVRLDERSVQTLEAGLGTLQGSVARAVCWSSLWDATRDAELAARRFAELVAHHGPVETDISVMQTLLRQATACADRYGAPENRDAMRAALADLARGQLGEAEPGSDAQLVWVRTLVATRTDPAFGAGLLDGSTTLEGLAVDHDLRWYVLGHLAAGGHVDAAAIDAELERDPTDVGRRGAAAARAARPLAEAKAAAWETALDRSTTLHTRRAILSGFWQVEQQELLAEYAEGRWVDALADLWAHANVEEALTMTEALYPSAIVDDAVVAAADRALASDLPAVAGRTVSESRDATLRALRARAADRS
- a CDS encoding alpha/beta fold hydrolase codes for the protein MPPPPPPPIRTHRVEVEPGRALSVRERPGDRRPFLLVHGLASNARLWDGVSAVLAAAGHRVVAVDQRGHGESDRAATGYRYPEVTGDLVALVEAMDLGTPVLVGQSWGGNVVIHAGAAHPDRWHAIAAVDGGTIAIGDRFADPQEAWEALRPPPLAGRPATEVRDMIAAGVAGWPDGALEAQMGNFLELEDGTVRPRLALADHRQIVEAMHAADPSGVFGDVEAPVLLLPVRGEGAWGAEKAAAVDAALAVLPRGRVHWFDGAHDVHLQQPDAVAEALLALAADPVDEV
- a CDS encoding sigma-70 family RNA polymerase sigma factor, with product MDAPAQSGVRDEELVVRARRGDGVALDALLVRYRPVVRARARRYHLAGADRDDVVQEGMVGLYKAIRDFAPDGVDGRPASFRTFAELCVVRQILTAVRAATRDKHLLLNAAVPLHPDLPLPADRPGSGDPAEDLIRRAEAEVVGRVVRQLLSDLEVAVLAGLADGHRYAEIAEALGVTDKAIDNARQRIRRKLDGPLRHARARDHAA
- a CDS encoding SURF1 family protein, whose translation is MARMLLRPGWIVTHLIVIAIVVLFVNLGLWQLDRHAERQDEIARTEAALAGAPVPLDEALGAEDVAHRPTTATGTYLADGQVQLSPRSNADRPGYEVLTPLALADGRTLVVNRGWMPLDSPMPLPPAGEVAVEGRLQPPTTARQVLPPGGDVAELVSSVDLARLSGQVDDLVTTAYLERVDEEARTAGDLPLPAGPVSLDAGNHLSYAVQWVVFAAVGLIGYPLLLRRRLQDAAGTAPGDGAGPPPDPADAPDGDDARPGGRVERSGVSQ
- a CDS encoding LytR C-terminal domain-containing protein; protein product: MENLLRLLSLNAARLIFVGSLLVALYVGLNWALDIEARPDATSLAAERAAAEASASEDAAAAATPTPTPTAASATPTAPPTVDPEELIAAAAPPAETSVQVLDAGGGQARVDAVVSALEQIGYDIVARQSSSRDVERTTVYFTDGNQPQAEGLRARDPRFQVVEANQGLSDGVDIHVLVGPDF
- the rlmB gene encoding 23S rRNA (guanosine(2251)-2'-O)-methyltransferase RlmB, whose protein sequence is MSRPRRGGRPQRGGGADDEPALEVIPGRQPVAEALRAGRALRWVVVDRRGGGTLDDLAEQARQAGLDVRAATRDELDAMAGEVRHQGVVAVAEPFAYADLADVAGADLVVVVDGVTDPRNLGAIVRVSEQAGAGGVVIRDKRAAGPSPAAEKASAGALSWLPVVRVTNIARALATLRDAGLWTLGLAGEAEWTVWDAPLMDERVALVVGEEGRGLSRLVAEQADALVAIPMAGRLDSLNASTATAVAAFEWRRRHLARAAATG